In Ochrobactrum vermis, the following proteins share a genomic window:
- a CDS encoding FAD-binding oxidoreductase, with product MLDTALIERFSAIVGEKNALTAPEDLAAYLIEQRDLYHGRTPLVLRPGSTEEVAAIMKLASETKTPVVPQGGNTGLVGGQQPDESGAAIILSMGRMNRIRNLDTVGNLVTLEAGVILKNLQEAAEKAGRLFPLSLGAEGSCQIGGNLGSNAGGTAVLAYGNMRELCLGLEVVLPTGEILNDLRYVKKDNTGYDLKDLFVGSEGTLGIITAAVLKIFPQPKGKGVAYAGLRNPEDVLRLFQLATEHAGPSLTGFELMPRVGVEFTVRHVDGVRDPLESPHDWYVLIDISSSRSEEDARTTLEMILTEAFENDIIQDAAIAESVAQAQSFWKMREEMSWAQKPEGGSIKHDISVPVASIPAFIHEANAATLEMIPGARVVCFGHIGDGNLHYNVSQPVGADKETFLAGWHELNHRIHTIVASYTGSISAEHGIGQLKREELAFFKQDVALDLMRRIKSAFDPAGIMNPDKVL from the coding sequence ATGCTGGATACCGCTCTGATCGAACGTTTCTCCGCCATCGTGGGTGAAAAAAATGCGCTGACCGCGCCGGAAGATCTCGCCGCTTATCTCATCGAGCAGCGCGATCTCTATCACGGACGCACGCCGCTTGTTCTTCGTCCAGGTTCGACGGAAGAAGTCGCAGCCATCATGAAGCTTGCCAGCGAGACGAAAACGCCTGTGGTACCGCAAGGCGGCAATACCGGTCTCGTCGGCGGGCAGCAGCCCGATGAAAGCGGCGCGGCCATCATTCTGTCGATGGGCCGTATGAACCGCATCCGTAATCTCGATACGGTCGGCAATCTGGTAACGCTTGAAGCAGGTGTGATCCTGAAGAACCTTCAGGAAGCTGCTGAAAAAGCGGGACGCCTGTTTCCGCTTTCGCTGGGTGCAGAGGGGTCCTGCCAGATCGGAGGCAATCTTGGTTCCAACGCTGGTGGCACGGCAGTGCTTGCCTATGGCAATATGCGCGAGCTTTGCCTTGGCCTTGAAGTCGTGCTGCCAACGGGCGAGATTCTCAACGATCTGCGCTATGTGAAGAAGGACAATACCGGTTACGACCTGAAAGACCTTTTTGTCGGATCGGAAGGCACGCTTGGAATCATCACGGCAGCGGTGCTGAAAATCTTTCCGCAGCCGAAGGGCAAGGGCGTGGCCTATGCGGGCCTGCGCAATCCGGAAGACGTGCTGCGCCTGTTCCAGCTTGCAACGGAACATGCAGGCCCGTCGCTGACCGGCTTCGAGTTGATGCCGCGCGTCGGGGTGGAATTCACCGTGCGTCACGTCGATGGGGTGCGCGACCCGTTGGAAAGCCCGCATGACTGGTATGTGCTGATCGATATTTCGTCGTCCCGTTCGGAGGAGGACGCACGCACGACGCTGGAAATGATCCTCACCGAAGCCTTTGAGAACGACATCATTCAGGATGCGGCCATCGCCGAAAGCGTGGCGCAGGCACAGTCCTTCTGGAAAATGCGCGAGGAAATGTCCTGGGCGCAGAAGCCTGAAGGCGGCTCGATCAAGCACGATATTTCTGTGCCGGTTGCTTCCATCCCCGCCTTCATCCATGAAGCCAATGCCGCGACGCTTGAAATGATCCCCGGCGCGCGTGTCGTCTGCTTCGGCCATATCGGCGACGGCAACCTGCATTACAACGTTTCACAGCCGGTCGGCGCCGACAAGGAAACCTTCCTTGCAGGTTGGCACGAACTGAATCACCGTATTCACACAATCGTCGCGAGCTATACGGGTTCGATCTCGGCGGAACACGGCATCGGTCAGCTCAAGCGCGAAGAACTGGCCTTCTTCAAGCAGGATGTCGCGCTCGATCTGATGCGTCGCATCAAATCGGCTTTCGATCCGGCGGGCATCATGAACCCCGACAAGGTTCTGTAA
- a CDS encoding DUF6101 family protein, whose amino-acid sequence MMSKGLKPDWAGRELRLDPFHFPQVVSYATHDGSTDVTFTINERGAVIRQVLPSSGLPMSIALPANAFVGVAARAVEDELGEITVTLELMHEDPQLSVPLLVAHDLTDVAADWRAWAASFNLPMMLVEEDGVARPLYESTGAVRTSQPQARRQGQEPRRRRPRFLARRKTGTLGVRLVISGKEIIARN is encoded by the coding sequence ATGATGAGCAAGGGACTGAAGCCCGATTGGGCAGGACGGGAATTGCGGCTCGATCCGTTTCATTTTCCGCAGGTTGTAAGCTACGCGACCCACGACGGGAGCACCGACGTTACCTTTACCATCAACGAGCGCGGTGCAGTGATCCGGCAGGTTTTGCCTTCAAGCGGCCTGCCTATGTCCATCGCCCTCCCGGCCAACGCATTTGTGGGCGTTGCCGCCCGCGCGGTGGAAGATGAGCTCGGCGAAATCACGGTGACGCTGGAGCTGATGCATGAAGATCCGCAGCTTTCCGTTCCTTTGCTTGTCGCACATGATCTGACTGACGTTGCTGCCGACTGGCGCGCATGGGCCGCAAGCTTCAATCTGCCGATGATGCTGGTTGAGGAAGACGGTGTTGCCCGCCCGCTTTATGAAAGCACAGGCGCGGTCCGCACCAGCCAGCCGCAGGCTCGTCGTCAGGGACAGGAGCCGCGCCGTCGCCGTCCGCGTTTTCTCGCTCGCCGCAAGACCGGTACGCTTGGCGTCCGTCTGGTGATCTCGGGCAAGGAAATCATCGCAAGGAACTGA
- a CDS encoding crotonase/enoyl-CoA hydratase family protein codes for MSEHVLIERNGAIQIIRFNRADKKNAITRAMYATMAKALADGDADEAVRVHVFLGSPGAFSSGNDMQDFMVAASGGDLGNDTLDFLFALSSAKKPIVSGVDGLAIGIGTTIHLHCDLTFATSRALFRTPFVDLGLVPEAASSLLAPPLMGHQKAFALLALGHGFTAEAAQEAGIVYQIVAEDTLETEVMKAAEEIASKPPQAMQIARALMRMPAEKVSERIAREAKHFAERLTSDEAREAVMAFLSRKK; via the coding sequence ATGAGCGAACATGTCCTGATCGAGCGCAACGGCGCGATCCAGATCATCCGCTTCAACCGTGCAGACAAGAAGAACGCCATCACCCGCGCCATGTATGCCACCATGGCAAAGGCGCTTGCGGACGGCGATGCCGATGAGGCGGTGCGTGTGCATGTGTTTCTTGGGAGTCCGGGTGCATTCTCATCCGGCAACGACATGCAGGATTTCATGGTCGCGGCATCGGGCGGCGATCTCGGCAACGACACCCTGGATTTTCTGTTCGCTCTATCCAGCGCGAAGAAGCCAATCGTTTCCGGCGTCGACGGCCTTGCCATCGGTATCGGCACGACCATCCACCTGCATTGCGATCTGACATTTGCAACGTCGCGCGCCCTGTTCCGCACGCCGTTCGTCGATCTCGGCCTTGTGCCGGAAGCAGCTTCCAGCCTGCTGGCGCCGCCACTGATGGGGCATCAGAAGGCATTTGCCCTGCTGGCGCTCGGTCATGGATTTACCGCTGAAGCCGCGCAGGAAGCCGGGATCGTCTATCAGATCGTTGCCGAGGATACGCTGGAAACGGAAGTGATGAAGGCGGCAGAAGAGATTGCCTCAAAGCCTCCGCAGGCGATGCAGATCGCTCGCGCGCTGATGCGCATGCCAGCTGAAAAAGTTTCCGAACGCATTGCGCGTGAGGCCAAACATTTTGCTGAACGGCTCACCTCGGATGAAGCCCGCGAGGCTGTCATGGCATTTCTCAGCCGAAAAAAATAA
- a CDS encoding L-threonylcarbamoyladenylate synthase: MSDIVKFDDEAVQRAVEVLRRGGLVAIPTETVYGLAADASNGEGVAGIFAAKGRPQFNPLIAHVSGIAMAERYVTFDAFSRKLAEMFWPGPLTIVLPLKDHQDTDSSSYRPIHPLVTAGLETLAIRMPLGRVRDIITELDSPVAAPSANTSGRISPTSAHAVAEDLGDKLDLILDAGPCGVGVESTIVKVDGDKVHLLRPGGLAAEEIEAVIGEKLVRADHNSAIQAPGMMASHYAPDAAMRLNVGSVQPGEALLAFGPQRVAGADSASTIMNLSVNGNLREAAANLFDFMRRLDATGATTIAVEPIPFEGLGEAINDRLKRAAAPR; this comes from the coding sequence GTGTCCGATATAGTCAAATTCGATGATGAGGCAGTCCAGCGCGCGGTGGAAGTGCTGCGGCGCGGCGGTCTCGTCGCCATTCCGACCGAAACTGTCTATGGCCTTGCCGCCGACGCTTCCAACGGCGAAGGGGTGGCCGGTATTTTCGCGGCCAAGGGGCGTCCGCAGTTTAATCCGCTGATCGCGCATGTGAGCGGCATCGCCATGGCCGAACGCTATGTCACTTTCGACGCTTTTTCGCGCAAGCTTGCCGAAATGTTCTGGCCCGGCCCGCTGACGATCGTGCTGCCGCTGAAAGACCATCAGGATACTGACAGTTCCAGTTATCGGCCTATTCATCCGCTTGTGACGGCGGGGCTTGAAACCCTTGCCATCCGTATGCCGCTCGGCCGCGTGCGCGATATCATCACGGAACTCGACAGTCCGGTGGCAGCGCCGAGCGCCAACACGTCGGGCCGCATCAGCCCGACAAGCGCTCATGCCGTTGCAGAGGATCTTGGCGACAAGCTTGATCTGATCCTCGATGCCGGTCCTTGCGGCGTTGGTGTTGAATCCACCATCGTCAAGGTTGACGGCGATAAAGTGCATCTGCTCCGTCCGGGCGGGCTGGCTGCGGAAGAAATCGAGGCCGTCATCGGCGAAAAACTTGTGCGAGCCGACCATAATTCTGCAATTCAGGCACCGGGCATGATGGCATCGCATTATGCGCCTGATGCGGCGATGCGGCTCAACGTGGGTTCGGTGCAGCCGGGCGAGGCCCTGCTTGCCTTTGGCCCGCAGCGCGTGGCTGGTGCAGACAGTGCCAGTACGATTATGAATCTGAGCGTCAATGGCAACTTGCGCGAGGCAGCGGCCAATCTGTTCGATTTCATGCGCAGGCTCGATGCGACGGGCGCTACGACCATCGCCGTCGAACCCATTCCTTTCGAGGGCCTTGGTGAGGCCATCAATGACCGTCTTAAACGCGCGGCTGCCCCGCGTTAA